A single region of the Bicyclus anynana chromosome 14, ilBicAnyn1.1, whole genome shotgun sequence genome encodes:
- the LOC128198753 gene encoding uncharacterized protein LOC128198753: protein MTPVPRGTGISAARAELLAARKEAREEAFNKMLNDRIVRREMMEPVLEPEKGTVSGTSCLEDHSGLTSEELRASAGRSVAAIMQMATRSNNLKGSFVRRFKEAATELQEIVEALASRAETEENRWLREDNDRLRNEIEKIKTELKAHRREFSEMQTAAKSVTAKSTAAPTLDADTIEAFKASIVSSVGVMLDARFAGIEERLLPQKIIRPPLGADRRSATPQTVNPPESIIHNVEAAAASPGATPATAGSSGASPVADSWATVVRRKGKKTSRPATSAAAPPADPPKAPPAATPKKAERSVVVPKTAAVIITMTLDASKKGVTYAQVLELAEKKINLQELGIGAGMKIRRAATGARLLELPQGQTQEQAEVLAGRLRVALDGIADVNRPLKMVTLWVTGLDDSATDEKVAAAVARAGGCLQSAVKVGDVQPGLRGMGSVIVHCPVDAAKKICDTGRLLVGWSSADVRALEQRPLRCFRCMSMGHTGPVCLSKKDRSRLCFRCGGEGHKAAGCVGTMRCAVCADAGLSSGHIMGSNSCCPPSVKGGNGPQPRASEKSPAREDTNMSS, encoded by the coding sequence ATGACGCCGGTGCCCCGTGGCACGGGGATTAGTGCCGCTAGAGCGGAGTTGTTGGCCGCTCGGAAGGAAGCTCGAGAAGAGGCCTTTAATAAGATGCTTAACGACCGAATCGTTCGACGAGAGATGATGGAGCCTGTCCTCGAGCCAGAGAAGGGGACGGTCAGTGGGACCTCATGCCTTGAGGACCACTCGGGACTCACGTCTGAGGAGTTGAGAGCCTCAGCGGGCCGGAGTGTCGCTGCCATCATGCAGATGGCCACTCGGTCCAACAACTTGAAGGGCTCATTTGTACGGCGTTTTAAAGAGGCGGCGACTGAACTTCAGGAAATAGTGGAGGCTCTCGCGTCTCGGGCGGAGACTGAAGAGAATCGATGGCTACGTGAGGACAATGACCGGCTACGTAACgagattgaaaaaattaaaacggaGTTGAAGGCTCACCGACGTGAGTTTTCTGAGATGCAAACGGCGGCTAAAAGTGTGACGGCAAAAAGCACCGCGGCACCTACACTGGATGCAGACACAATTGAAGCATTCAAGGCTTCAATTGTGTCCTCGGTTGGGGTGATGTTAGATGCCCGATTTGCCGGCATCGAGGAGCGTCTTCTTCCACAGAAGATTATTCGTCCCCCTCTGGGGGCGGATCGCAGATCAGCTACTCCACAGACAGTCAATCCACCGGAGTCAATAATCCATAACGTTGAAGCAGCGGCGGCGTCCCCTGGAGCTACACCGGCAACTGCTGGCTCAAGCGGGGCGTCGCCGGTTGCAGATAGCTGGGCAACCGTTGTAAGAAGGAAAGGGAAGAAGACCTCTCGCCCGGCAACGTCCGCTGCTGCACCTCCAGCGGATCCTCCGAAGGCCCCTCCCGCAGCTACCCCAAAAAAGGCTGAGCGAAGCGTCGTTGTTCCTAAAACCGCCGCGGTTATTATTACGATGACGTTAGACGCATCAAAAAAGGGGGTGACCTATGCTCAGGTCCTTGAACTGGctgagaaaaaaattaatttgcaagAGCTGGGCATTGGTGCGGGTATGAAAATACGACGAGCCGCCACGGGAGCTAGACTCCTTGAGCTGCCACAGGGGCAGACACAGGAGCAAGCCGAGGTACTGGCTGGACGACTTAGGGTGGCATTGGACGGTATAGCGGATGTTAACCGACCATTAAAAATGGTGACCCTCTGGGTCACTGGTTTAGACGATTCTGCCACGGATGAGAAAGTTGCAGCGGCGGTAGCCCGGGCTGGGGGTTGTCTTCAGTCTGCAGTGAAGGTGGGTGACGTGCAGCCGGGCCTCAGAGGAATGGGCTCGGTTATAGTTCACTGCCCGGTGGACGCAGCCAAGAAGATTTGTGACACTGGGCGGCTGTTGGTTGGCTGGAGTTCTGCCGATGTCCGTGCACTTGAGCAACGCCCCTTGCGCTGCTTTAGATGCATGAGCATGGGGCACACGGGCCCCGTTTGCCTCTCAAAGAAGGACCGGAGCAGACTGTGCTTCCGGTGCGGTGGCGAAGGACACAAGGCGGCGGGGTGCGTGGGTACTATGCGTTGCGCCGTCTGTGCTGATGCGGGCTTGTCGTCGGGGCACATAATGGGGAGCAACAGCTGTTGCCCCCCTTCTGTTAAAGGAGGAAACGGCCCCCAGCCGCGGGCCAGTGAAAAGAGTCCAGCGCGGGAGGATACTAATATGTCGTCATGA